The uncultured Bacteroides sp. DNA segment TTTTGTTCTTTTCGTTCTTATTCCTTTTGAGTAGCTGTGCTACAATGAAGAGTCTTGACGATAAAATGATGAAGATAACTGAAGGTATGTCTCAAAAAGAGGTGAAAGAGATCTTCGGCGCTCCTAATTTTAGACGTTTTGATAATGGTAGAGAGGAGTGGGAATATAGCTACACTACTGTGATCACGGATACAAAGATTTTTTTGATACGTTTTGAATCAGGTCGTGTTGTGGGAATGGACACCTTTGTTGTTCCTTACGAGCCTAACAGGGAAAATACCTTTATCAGGTAGGGAAATTCCTACGAACGATTAGAGAGAATCATTAGGGTAGGGGATTTCCTTACCCTATTTTTGTTGCATGGAAATTAATTTAAAAAGAAGGATATGCGTAAGTTAATAATCAGTTTCAGCCTTTTGCTGATAGTGGCACTTTCAATGAAAGCTGCGCCAATCTATGGCATTCGAATAGAGAGCGCCGAGAATCCGATAATTATATTCGTAGATGGAGTACAAATTTCTACTCCAACAATGAGTTGCTTTATTGCCAACCTGAGTCCGGGCAATTATCGAATAGAAGCCTATGAGGTAGAATATTTTGGAAGGAATGATTTTGAAAGGAAAAGGAATTTAATCTATCATAATCTAATTTATTTTTCCGGGAATGAGCTGAAAAATATTCGTATAGAGAGCAACTTTCCTACATTGCCTTCTCCTCGAGATAGGTGGACTGGGGCTCACTCAGATAGAGGGGTAATGGATAATAATACGTTTAGTAGTTTTTTATCCGCAGTGAAAGCAGCTCCATTTAAGTCGGATAAGATGGACCTGATTGAGACGGCAGTGCAGACTAGCGCATTCACTATCCAACAATGTAAAAGGTTGGTTGAACTGAATACTTTTGATGATGAAAAAATAGAAATGATTCAGTTGCTTTATCCTCGAATTGTAGATAAACAGAACTTCTTTATGCTGCTTGAGAGCCTATCTTTTATTTCTAGTAAGGATAAGATAAATGATTTTATAAAAGGATATAATAGTAAAGATAACTAAAAAACTGACAGAGATGAAACGAATGATGATTATTCTATTTGCCATCGGGATGACTGCCATGAGCAGCACAAGTATGGCCGCAATGAGCACTGGCAGAGTTCGCCAAGAGACTCGTTTTCTTACTGATAAGATGGCGTATGAGCTAAACTTGAATACCGCTCAATATAATGATGCTTACGAAATCAATTATAATTTCATCTACTCTATTCGTAACACGATGGACAATGTGGTGCGTGGAGAAGAGTGGGCGTTGAACGAATACTATTATTATCTTGACATTCGTAACGATGATTTGCGTTGGGTACTTAATGATTGGCAATACCGTCGTTTTATGAGAACAGATTATTTCTATCGCCCAGTTTATGCCAGTACTAATGGATGGTCTTTTAGAGTTTACATTAGGTATAGCAATCATGCCTTGTTCTATTTCGGTCGGCCAACTCATTACGCCACTTACAGAGGAGCTCACTTCCGTGATCGCTATGATGACGTGAGCTTTTATCGCGGGCGTTACAATCATACTGTATATCGAGAATCTCATAGCGTGAGAGACGACAGAGTTTATCATAACAATCGTCGGGCAGATTTTGGCAGGGTAGACATTCGCCCCAATTCGGATAGAAGATCTGATGGCAGAGACAAGATTTACTCTACTCGTCCAAGTAATGACACTCCATCTAGAGAGAGCAACACACGTCCTTCGTCTCCTACAAATAATAGAGATAGCCGTCGTATGGATGGCGATGGTAACACTAGCAATCGTCGCGAGAACAATAGTGAAACGATCCGCCGTAGTAATCAAGATGTAAAGAGGGATGTTGATAGTAGAAATAATCTTCGTTTAGAGCCTTCGAACAATAATCGTAGTAATGAAACTCCTGCTTCTTCGGGTAGCCGTAGAAATGCAACTGAAACGCGTTCTTCCTCCAATGAAGAGAGTCGTAGCACCGAACGCTCGAGTAGTCGCAGGTCAAACAGTAGTAATGCCCGTAGTGATGAAGGTACTCGTAGTTCGGCTGCCAGTAGGTCTAACTCAAATGAGCGTAGCCAAAGGGACAAATCACCGGAGGTTGAACGCTCGAGTAGCCGCACTCCTTCAAGAAGATAATACCATACAAAGCGTGTTGCTTGAGCACGTTTTTTGTCAAGAGAAGATTTGTACTATATTAACTGGTTAGGTATGGGTGCGAAAGGAAAAAGGTGTTTTTAGGGTAACAATAAGAGAAAAAACTTTTTCATTAGGAGTTATTGCGATAACAAATAAGCAAATGAGTGAAGAGAAACCGTCTTCCGACTGAAAAGAACCGTTCAGATGAGCCATCTGAACGGTTCTCTTGCTTCATCACAAGCGTGCAGACACAAAAAAAGAGAGAAGTTGCAACTTCCCTCTTTAACCCTATTTTAATCTGAATATACTTTATGATTACATTGACGAAGATAATACATTTACTTGCCAAAGTCAAGTGTTTCTGCTTTTTTTTGCTACTTTTGCCGATAGAATAAAAGCATTTAAGGATGAAAAACGTCTTTCTGTTTCTTGTTTTTAGTTTGTTATTTATCTTATTCCCTTCACTTCATGCGCAAGATCAAAGTCGGAACTCCGATAACTTGAATGAGCGTATCAGCTATCTGCGTGCTAAGAAAGATGATGGATATGCATTGAAAGAACTCTCTTTTCTTTATCTGGCAAAGGCTGATTATACAAAAGCCATCTATTTTGCGGAACAGCTCCGTAAATTCGGAGAGACTAAGTCTATTGATTATTTCCGTCTTTATTCTTATATCTATTTGGGGCAGGGAATGATGATGAAGGGCTACGAAAGACCTGCCAAATTTTATCTGAATAAATCTTTGTTATTAGCACAAGAATTAAAAAATGATTCTGCTCTCTGTTCGGTTTACAATGGCTTGGGCCTTTATTCATCGAATATAGAAATGGATTATTATCGATCTATTTCTTATTTCTTTAAAGGAGTGGAAGTGGCTAAGAGAGGAAATAATGAGCAGTTGCAGTCGTTGTTACTTTCCAACTTATCTGGCGTTTATTATCTGATGAATGATACCACAGGGCTTAAGTATGCGTTGGAGTGTTATGAGTTGGGACATAAAAGAAGTGATATATACACCATTATGTCCGGTGCCATGAATTCAGCTTATATGTATTATCTTAAAGGCAACTATGCCGAAGCATCAAAGTATGGCAAAGAGGCAGAATTCATTATGCTCCGAAATGACTTTCATGATCAATCCAATGTGTATAATTTATTGGGCTATATTTCAACTAAACAAGGGGATGATGTGCTTGCACTTAGTTATTTCGAGAAAGCTCTTGAGCTACAAAATCACGCTCAAACATCATCTGTTGTCAATGCATACCTCGGATACTCAAAAGTGCTGATCAACAAAGGAGATTATGACGAAGCCATACCATTGCTTAAAAAAGGTATTTCTATCTCGAATGATAGAAACAGTAGTACATATAGGCATCTTTTATACCAGACTCTTTCTAATTGTTACGAACGGAAACAAGACTATGCCAATGCCTTGGAGTACTATAAGAAGTATCGAGTGGAAAAAGATAGTATATTGACCGAAGAGAAAGAGCGTTCTCTGAATGAACTCAGAATCAAATACGATGTAGAAAAACAAGAGAATGAAATAGCTCATAGCAAATTGCATCTGCTACAAAATGAAAAGAAAGTTCAGTTTCTTACTTTCGGCTTTCTGTTGATTTTTGTTGCGCTCGGCTTTACTTATTATCTTTATATAAGGAAGAATCGTTTGTTTCTTAAGATTGTGGAACAGAATCAGGATGCGATCAGGCGCGAAGAGAACCTGCGTTTTGAGATAAGAAGACTTAAGAATGAGGAACAGAAAGACAAAGTAGATGTCACTGGAAAATATGCGGCATCTTCATTGACCGATGAGAAAACGGTAGAGCTCTATTACCTGCTTAATCAGCTGATGTTAGAAAAAAAAGTGTATAAGGATCACTTTATAACGAAAGAAAAGGTTGCTGACATGCTTAGTACTAACCGTACTTATCTATCTCAAGTAATCAATGAGCAGAGTGGGAAAACATTTACGCACTATATAAATTCGTTCAGAGTGGAAGAAGCTGTTCGTGTTTTGTCCGATGCGAATAACAATATACCACTTAAGGCACTTTCTTCTGAACTAGGTTTTAATTCAATTTCCACCTTCTATAATGTCTTTCAATCAGCCGTCGGCATGCCTCCTTCTCTATATCGCTCGAAGGTTCTTTCCATTCAAAAAGGCAGGCAATAGCCAATTGTACTATCATATTTATTCCAATAACGACAATTGCCGTTATTGGATGCCTGTTTCGAAGATCTTTTTGAATCTTTATTCTTTTATTTGCAATCATTAAATCGTGTTTTGGCTTTTATTCTATAAATACCATAATGATGGGATTTTTGCTAGGGTAGATTTATTCTAGCTTTGAAGGCAAAATAAAACGCTGTAATTTTAGTTAGGAATAAGTGTGTAAAAGGTTTCTTGTTTTAAGTATGATGGTTACTAACAGTAAATGCTAGGTTGATATGAGAAAAAAGATTATTGTTTTATGTGGTATGGTGCTGATGTTATTATCAGGCACTCACGAAGTCTTTGCCCAAAATGTTGGCAGAGCTTCCGGAATAACTGTTCGCGGAACAGTAAGTGATGTAGACGGGGAACCTTTAGTTGGAGCTACGATTAGGATAGCAAACTCAAAAAATGTTTCTTCAGGAGCAATTACAGATATGGATGGGAAATATTCTATATCTGTACCATCGGAATCAGCTGTGCTTGAATTCTCCTTTGTAGGATTTGCTAATCAAGCCTTGAAAGTAGGCACAAGTAGAATCTTGAATATCGTTTTGAAAACTGATGATCAATTACTTGATGAGGTGGTGGTAACAGGCTATCAAACGATTTCAAAAGAGCGGGCTACGGGTGCTTTTTCTAAAGTAAGTGGAGAGAAATTGCAGGAACAACGACTTAATAGTTTGAGCACTTTGCTCGAAGGACGGGTTGCAGGTTATGCAAATGGTCTTGTACGTGGTACTACAACAATGAATGGAGTGACGAACCCACTTTATGTAATTGATGGCTTTCCGGTAGAAAGTACTCGGTATACTCCCCAAGGAAATCTTATCGAGAATATTCCTGATTTGAACATGGAAGATATAGAGAGCATAACTGTGTTGAAAGATGCGGCTGCTGCTTCTATTTACGGTGCGCGTGCAGCCAACGGCGTAGTAGTAATTGTGACAAAGAAAGCATCTAAAGGAAGAACCGAAGTGTCTTTCTCAAGTACCTTCACATTTTCTCCTTATTCCTTTTATAAAGATCGCCTGACCAACTCGGCTGATGTTATTGATCTTGAAAAAGAGTGGGCAGAGAAGAATCCTAATTTGCAGGGAAGTGGTGCTTCATCTTATGCCGCTAATTTATTGAAATACAGAGTTTATACGAACCAAGGTATTACGGCTATCTTGAATGCTTATGCAGGAAACTCAACACAAAATGAAATGAATGCAACACTGAATGCGCTTTCTGCTAAAGGTTATAATTATTATGATGATACGAAGAAATATACCAAAACAAATCCTTTCTATCAGCAATATAACTTAAGTATCGGTAAGGCTACAGAGAAGAATAACTTTAAAGTTTCACTAACTTATAAGAATAATCAATATGAGAATAAGTATTCAGATGATAGTTCTTTTGGGCTGAATATTATTAACTCTACGGATATTACAGATTGGTTGAGACTTGATGTGGGCAGCTATACAAAGTATACCAATGCTACCACTCAGACTTATGACCCATTGTCCCCCGGTTATACTTATATGCCTTATGACGGATTGGTTGATGCTCAAGGAAATCCTTATATTTCTACGGCCGAATCTCGCTATAGTCAGGATATTGTAGATAGAATTAAGACAAATAGACTTTATAGCATGAATATAACTCCGCTGGATGAAATTGGGCGGAATCTGGGAAAGGAAAAAAACTTCTTGAATAGATCATTTGTTAAATTGAACTTCAAATTAACAGACTGGTTAAAATACGAAGCGATGTTTCAGTATGAGTATGGAGTAGATAGGTATAATAAGCTCTCCGATAAAGAGTCGTACAGTGTACGTTCGAAGGTGAATGGCTTGGCTACCGCTTCTGCTAATGGTCAGACAACCTATAATTTGCCTTATGGAGATATTAATTATGATAGACGGCAATACTCGTCTGCTTACGGTTTCCGCCAGCAATTGAATTTTAATAGAACCTTTGCCGGGAAGCATGATTTGGCTATGATTTTGGGATCAGAAATTCGTAGCACAAAATTGGAATACAAGGACGAAATTCAATATGGCTATGATCGTGAAATGCTGAGCTATATTCCTATTGATGCTGCTTCTTTATTGAAAAGGTACAATGGATTGTTGGGAGGGCGTTTTTATTCTTCGGATTTAGGCTTTCAGAAAGAGAACGTTGACCGTTTCGTTTCATTCTATGGCAATGCGGCTTATACATATGATGATAAGTATACGGCTTCAGGAAGTCTTCGTTGGGATCGCTCTAATCTCTGGGGTACCGATTCAAAGTATCAGAATAAACCTATTTGGTCTGTAGGTGCATCTTGGAACATCAATAAAGAAGATTTCTTTCATGTTAGTTGGGTAGATATGCTTAAGTTCCGCCTCTCTTATGGTATTGGTGGAAATGTTGCTAAGAATGCAGCTCCATATTTAACCGCTTCTTATTCTACAAATCCTAATGTTGGTGGTACCAAGGGAACTGTGGGTTCTCGGCCTAATCCTGAGTTGTCTTGGGAGAAAACAACAACGACGAATGTGGGCGTTGACTTCTCTCTGTTTAAGAATCGTTTGAATGGTTCTGTGGAATATTATGATAAGAAGGGAGTAGACCTTTTGGCTAATGCCAACGGGGTACCTACTGAAGGATTTGGGTATTCTACCTATAAAATAAATAACGGAGAGATGACTAATCGAGGCGTAGAATTAAGTCTTTCAGGAGATCTTATTCGCACAAAGGATTTTTTGTGGAATGTAAACTTAATGTATGCATATAATAAAAATAATGTGACTTATGTAAATGTAAAGGCACCTATGTACATTTTACAACTGGATTATCCTTCGTCACATCCACGTGTTGGCACTCCTTATAATTCTATTTATGGCTATAAATGGGCTGGGCTAAATGAAAAAGGTCTACCACAGGTTTATGACGAAAATGGAGAAAAGACAACTACAGCACCAACGAGTCTTGATGCCATTCATGATTTAGGTTCAACCGTTCCTTCTCATACAGGTTCTTTGGGTAGCTCATTGCAATACAAAGATTGGCAAATGTCTTTTATAGTCATTTATCAATTAGGGCACAAAATCAGGAATACAGATTTACCCTATTTGCAAAGTACGTATAACAGTTCGATGGGACAATACATGACATCGATAGGGGCTGTGAACAAGGATATAAAGAATCGTTGGAAGACTGCTGGAGATGAGGCTCATACGGATGTACCGGCTGTGATTTTTGCCGAAAGCTCAGACTATTACTACGGAAGTTATTCGGTGTATTCTTATGCGGACATTAACGTATTAGATGCTTCCAATATTCGTTTAAGCAACATTTCTCTCTCCTATCGTTTGCCACAAACGTTTTGCAAGAAGATCTTTTTGAAGAATGCTCGTCTTCAGTTTAATGTGGAGAATCTTTATACTTTCGCATTTGAGAAAAGGGCGAAGTATCTACTGGGGGGATACAATTCACCTAACTACGTCTGGGGACTTTATTTGAACTTTTAATATTGAAGCAGTAACATTATGAAAACTAAAATATTAACATCTACGCTTTGGGTATTCTTTATTGGGATAAGCGTGCTCTTTTCTTCTTGTGACGGTTTCTTGGGTATTATGCCTAAAGGTGCCAAAACTCCTTCTACCTTAGCTGATTATGAAGCTTTTATCAGGGACGAATATACAAATCAAAGAACAGACATAACGCAAGCGATTCTGTTGCTTAATGATAAGTTTGAAACTGCATCTAATTATAATTACTATCCGCTTTATAAAGCGAATTATTTCTGGGATGAGTCTGCTAATCGTATCGAATTGAATAGTAGCGATGAAGCGACCTATTATAGTGGATATGCAGCTATCTCTAGTTGTAATCTTATTATAAAGAATGCATCGTCTGCAACTGAGGCAACTGATGCCGAAAGAAATGAATTGACAGCGCAGGCCAAAGTCATCAGAACGGTGGTCTACTTTGTTTTGGCAAACTATTATGCGGATACGTATGATGAAGCAACTGCTGCTACTAAATTATCGGTTCCTTTGATTGAAAATGCTGATTTGAATGCATCTTATACGCAAGTAAGTATTCAGCAGATTTATGATTATATGCTTAAAAATTTAGAAGAGGCCTTACCCTATCTGCCTCATGCGGGGGCAACTGTATTACATCCTACGATTGGAGCAGCGTATGCCATGTATGCTCGAATTTATTTACAGATGGGCAACTATGCATTGGCTTTGCAATATGCCGACAAGGCTTTGGTCGAAAATAGTGCTTTATACGATTGGACAGCTTACTATGAAGCCAACAAAGCTCAGATAGAGAATGCAACTTCTTATACGCCTACTACTTCTCCTATGGGAATTGACAATGTGGAAAATTACTATTTCCGTCATGGTAGTAAAGATGGCGCTAGTTCAGAGTTAAAGATACAGGTTGACAGAGTTGCTCGTTTTGAAGCGGGTGATGCCCGTATGGCTGCTCGTTGGAAGCTTGAGAAAATTGGAGTTGACACTTATTATAAAAGTACACTGAGCGGTTTGTTTAACTATGGTGGTCTCACCACTACGGAGGTTTATCTTATCAAGGCAGAGTGTCTGGCTCGTAATGGTAAATATAGTGATGCAATGAGCGCACTGAATACTGTTCGTCAAAAGCGTATTCTTGCAACTGTTTATCAGCCGTTAAGCGCTTCTACGGAGGAACAGGCAATGCAGTATATTCGTCGCACAAAAGAGAATGAATTGATATTCTCTATTGTTCCTTTTGCTGATGCTCGTCGTTTTAATAAAGAAACTAAATATGCCCGTACGTTAAGTAAAGTGGTAGATGGTAAGACATATACGCTTTCTCCTACTTCACATTTGTGGACTATGCCTTTCCCTATGGGAGCTACTAGTAACTCGGGAAATGGAACTCTTACTCAAAATGTAGATAAATAACTAATAAAGATCAATGATGAAATTAAAAATGCTTTTTGGAGCAATCGCTCTTTTTTTTACTTTGTCTTCATGTGCTCAAATTCCTGCCGGAAGCTATCTAATAGAAGGTAAACTGGATGGACTGATGGAAGGTGCATCTTTGGAGTTGCTACCTGGTGCAACTCATAAGGACGAGAAACCTGTGGCTATATCTAAAGTTGGAGCGGATGGAACTTTCTCTTTTAAAGGCAGCGTTCCTTCTCCTCGTATGTTTTATCTCCATGTGGCTGATTCATATGGACTTTTTAAACTGGTAATAGGTAACAATAAAATTGAAGTGTCAGGTCAAGTTTCTGTTACTGATAGGGAGGGCCGGAAGGTTTATGACTTTTCAAAAGTTAGTGCTAAAGGTAGCGCTGTCCATGATGAATATTTGAAGAAGATAGCTCCTCGTGCTGCTCTTGATACTACCTATCAGAATTATCATAAAAAGTATGAGGTTGTATTTAAAGCGATGCAAATGGCTAGAGAGATGAAGAACAAAGCGGCATATGATTCAATTGCCACTTCACCTGCCGGTCAGGCATTTAACAATGCGAAAAGGCTTTCTTCGATTCGGTATCATCTATTTCAAATGCAGTCATTTTGAGTAATAAAGACTCATGGTGGGGCCCTTTGCTAATGATGGATGTTATGAGTTATTTAACTGAAAATGAGAAAGCTACCTATGAAAAGTTTTCTCCAGATGCAAAAGACAGTTATTATGGCAAGCTTGTTAAAGAGGAGCTGTATCCTGTAGGTTTTGTCGGTAAAAAGGCACCTGCTTTTGTTGTTATCGATGGACTAGGAAAAGAAGTGAAGTCTGCGGAACTAATGAAAGGGAAGAAATATATTCTAATTGATTTTTGGGCTTCGTGGTGTAATCCTTGTCGTAAGGAGATTCCGAATTTGAAGAATTTATATGGAAAATATGCTTCAAAGGGATTGGAAATAATTAGTATCTCTATAGATAAAAAGGAGGCTGATTGGAAAAAAGCAATGGACGAAGAAAAGCTTCCTTGGCTTAGTTTTTTGGATAAAAAAGATATATCAACCTTCTATAAAGTGAAATTAATTCCGGCTGTTTTTTTAATCGATGAACAGGGAATAGTCTTGAGCGACAAACTCCGCGGAGAAGAGCTTGCCACCAAACTGGAAGAATTGTTTCGTTAATTCTCTCCGGCGTTAACTATTACGCTGTCTTTAGTAATTGATAGATCATTGCGGGCCGGGCCTGTAATCTTTATGTCGGGGCGGATACTATCCGCCTCGGCTTCGTTTAATAAGCCTTTGGCTTTGAGCCTTGCTGCAATGAGCCGATAATATCCTCCCAAGTATTCTTTTAGCTTCATGTCTGAAGTAAATGAACTACGGAAATGTTTTGGTTTTGGGATGATGGAGGCCAGAAAAATACTTTCTTCTGCCGATAGCTGAGAGGGACGTTTGTTGAAGTAATAGGTTGAAGCCTCTTGTATACCATAGATGAGTGGACCCCATTCGGCTATGTTCAGATAAACTTCGTACATGCGGTGCTTGGAGGTTAATCCTTCGGTTTCGATGAGCCATACAATCAGTGCTTCTTCCAGTTTGCGGGCAATATTCTTACGACGGTTTAAGAAAACGTTCTTAACCAATTGCATGGTGATGGTACTGCCTCCACGGGCAAAACGCTTCACCTTCAGATCGTGAATGAGTGCTTCGCGCATGGGGCCGGGTAAGAAGCCTTTGTGGTAAAAGAAAGCCCCGTCTTCACTCTGTAGAACAGACATCTGCAGCAAGGGCGAAATACTGTCGAGTGGGGTGAAGTGTTCATAAGAAGGACCAATCGTAAATGTACGTACGGGTGCTCCATTTTCATAAGCGGTGTAGGTGAATTCCTGCGACATCTTGCTTAAATTAGTGGTACCATACTTCACGATGTGGAAATCTTTGTGACGAAGTTCTGATTCAAACTTTAGACTGTCTAGTCGGGCAAAGTCCACATCAAGCAGGAAATGATAGGCCAGCGATCCACTGGCTTGGAGGCCTTCCAGATTAGAAAATAGTCCTTTAGGCAAAGAACTGAAGAGCTCGTCGGCAGGAAACCAAGATTTGTTTACGGAGGCAGTGAAGTGCCATTTTTCTTGCTGTTTTTGAGCTCGCAGGTAAGGATGGAATTGGATTTTGTTGAAGCCTGCGGTACTGGTGCTGTCTAATTCGATATAGTTGCTTCCCACATTGATACGATAGGTTAACCGTCCATGGTCAAGGTTGATAATATCGGGTGAGAGTGCTTGGTGATACAGGCTTAACCCACAAATTTCAGCTTTACCACTTAGTGCTATTTCGCTACTGCTTATTGTTTCTTTATTGAGACTGTAGGCCAGTGTGTCGAACATCACTTCGGCTTCGAGTCTGCGAGTGAGGTAGGGAAGTAGTATTTTTTTTCTTTCACGTGAGTAAAGTTCGGCTTGCAATACATGGTGTGATCGATTTAGTTCTCCACGGGTAGCCCATCTTTGGGAGGTGTTATTCTCTCGCACATTTATATCAGAACGGAAACGGTTCTCTTTTATGATCAGTGAAGGAATGTTTACGGAAACAAAGTTACTGTCTCTTCGTTGTACGATGTTTAGGTGGCTAATCTCTCCGTTCTCAGGTAAAAGATTGAATGCCAATTCTGTTAACTCATCGACTTGCTTGGCGTAGTTACTTTGTTTGTTTTCTGTCGTATTTTCATTTGTTTTCTTACGGAAAAGGAAGTCGTAGTTGGCTATTGAATCCTTTTTCGTGAAGTAAATACTCAACTTATCTATGCGTACATTTTGCACTTCCACATCACCTTCAAGTAGTGCCCAGAGGCTGAAGCGTACACCCATCGATTGCATATTCAGAAGTGTATCTCGTCCAATAGGAACGATGGAAAGACCTTTTACGCGTATATTGTTCATTCCCTCCATCTTCAAAGAACGATATTTAATGGAT contains these protein-coding regions:
- the bamE gene encoding outer membrane protein assembly factor BamE, with the protein product MKKLSILFFSFLFLLSSCATMKSLDDKMMKITEGMSQKEVKEIFGAPNFRRFDNGREEWEYSYTTVITDTKIFLIRFESGRVVGMDTFVVPYEPNRENTFIR
- a CDS encoding DUF4476 domain-containing protein, which translates into the protein MRKLIISFSLLLIVALSMKAAPIYGIRIESAENPIIIFVDGVQISTPTMSCFIANLSPGNYRIEAYEVEYFGRNDFERKRNLIYHNLIYFSGNELKNIRIESNFPTLPSPRDRWTGAHSDRGVMDNNTFSSFLSAVKAAPFKSDKMDLIETAVQTSAFTIQQCKRLVELNTFDDEKIEMIQLLYPRIVDKQNFFMLLESLSFISSKDKINDFIKGYNSKDN
- a CDS encoding AraC family transcriptional regulator, encoding MKNVFLFLVFSLLFILFPSLHAQDQSRNSDNLNERISYLRAKKDDGYALKELSFLYLAKADYTKAIYFAEQLRKFGETKSIDYFRLYSYIYLGQGMMMKGYERPAKFYLNKSLLLAQELKNDSALCSVYNGLGLYSSNIEMDYYRSISYFFKGVEVAKRGNNEQLQSLLLSNLSGVYYLMNDTTGLKYALECYELGHKRSDIYTIMSGAMNSAYMYYLKGNYAEASKYGKEAEFIMLRNDFHDQSNVYNLLGYISTKQGDDVLALSYFEKALELQNHAQTSSVVNAYLGYSKVLINKGDYDEAIPLLKKGISISNDRNSSTYRHLLYQTLSNCYERKQDYANALEYYKKYRVEKDSILTEEKERSLNELRIKYDVEKQENEIAHSKLHLLQNEKKVQFLTFGFLLIFVALGFTYYLYIRKNRLFLKIVEQNQDAIRREENLRFEIRRLKNEEQKDKVDVTGKYAASSLTDEKTVELYYLLNQLMLEKKVYKDHFITKEKVADMLSTNRTYLSQVINEQSGKTFTHYINSFRVEEAVRVLSDANNNIPLKALSSELGFNSISTFYNVFQSAVGMPPSLYRSKVLSIQKGRQ
- a CDS encoding SusC/RagA family TonB-linked outer membrane protein, whose translation is MRKKIIVLCGMVLMLLSGTHEVFAQNVGRASGITVRGTVSDVDGEPLVGATIRIANSKNVSSGAITDMDGKYSISVPSESAVLEFSFVGFANQALKVGTSRILNIVLKTDDQLLDEVVVTGYQTISKERATGAFSKVSGEKLQEQRLNSLSTLLEGRVAGYANGLVRGTTTMNGVTNPLYVIDGFPVESTRYTPQGNLIENIPDLNMEDIESITVLKDAAAASIYGARAANGVVVIVTKKASKGRTEVSFSSTFTFSPYSFYKDRLTNSADVIDLEKEWAEKNPNLQGSGASSYAANLLKYRVYTNQGITAILNAYAGNSTQNEMNATLNALSAKGYNYYDDTKKYTKTNPFYQQYNLSIGKATEKNNFKVSLTYKNNQYENKYSDDSSFGLNIINSTDITDWLRLDVGSYTKYTNATTQTYDPLSPGYTYMPYDGLVDAQGNPYISTAESRYSQDIVDRIKTNRLYSMNITPLDEIGRNLGKEKNFLNRSFVKLNFKLTDWLKYEAMFQYEYGVDRYNKLSDKESYSVRSKVNGLATASANGQTTYNLPYGDINYDRRQYSSAYGFRQQLNFNRTFAGKHDLAMILGSEIRSTKLEYKDEIQYGYDREMLSYIPIDAASLLKRYNGLLGGRFYSSDLGFQKENVDRFVSFYGNAAYTYDDKYTASGSLRWDRSNLWGTDSKYQNKPIWSVGASWNINKEDFFHVSWVDMLKFRLSYGIGGNVAKNAAPYLTASYSTNPNVGGTKGTVGSRPNPELSWEKTTTTNVGVDFSLFKNRLNGSVEYYDKKGVDLLANANGVPTEGFGYSTYKINNGEMTNRGVELSLSGDLIRTKDFLWNVNLMYAYNKNNVTYVNVKAPMYILQLDYPSSHPRVGTPYNSIYGYKWAGLNEKGLPQVYDENGEKTTTAPTSLDAIHDLGSTVPSHTGSLGSSLQYKDWQMSFIVIYQLGHKIRNTDLPYLQSTYNSSMGQYMTSIGAVNKDIKNRWKTAGDEAHTDVPAVIFAESSDYYYGSYSVYSYADINVLDASNIRLSNISLSYRLPQTFCKKIFLKNARLQFNVENLYTFAFEKRAKYLLGGYNSPNYVWGLYLNF
- a CDS encoding RagB/SusD family nutrient uptake outer membrane protein — its product is MKTKILTSTLWVFFIGISVLFSSCDGFLGIMPKGAKTPSTLADYEAFIRDEYTNQRTDITQAILLLNDKFETASNYNYYPLYKANYFWDESANRIELNSSDEATYYSGYAAISSCNLIIKNASSATEATDAERNELTAQAKVIRTVVYFVLANYYADTYDEATAATKLSVPLIENADLNASYTQVSIQQIYDYMLKNLEEALPYLPHAGATVLHPTIGAAYAMYARIYLQMGNYALALQYADKALVENSALYDWTAYYEANKAQIENATSYTPTTSPMGIDNVENYYFRHGSKDGASSELKIQVDRVARFEAGDARMAARWKLEKIGVDTYYKSTLSGLFNYGGLTTTEVYLIKAECLARNGKYSDAMSALNTVRQKRILATVYQPLSASTEEQAMQYIRRTKENELIFSIVPFADARRFNKETKYARTLSKVVDGKTYTLSPTSHLWTMPFPMGATSNSGNGTLTQNVDK
- a CDS encoding DUF4369 domain-containing protein → MMKLKMLFGAIALFFTLSSCAQIPAGSYLIEGKLDGLMEGASLELLPGATHKDEKPVAISKVGADGTFSFKGSVPSPRMFYLHVADSYGLFKLVIGNNKIEVSGQVSVTDREGRKVYDFSKVSAKGSAVHDEYLKKIAPRAALDTTYQNYHKKYEVVFKAMQMAREMKNKAAYDSIATSPAGQAFNNAKRLSSIRYHLFQMQSF
- a CDS encoding TlpA disulfide reductase family protein; this translates as MSYLTENEKATYEKFSPDAKDSYYGKLVKEELYPVGFVGKKAPAFVVIDGLGKEVKSAELMKGKKYILIDFWASWCNPCRKEIPNLKNLYGKYASKGLEIISISIDKKEADWKKAMDEEKLPWLSFLDKKDISTFYKVKLIPAVFLIDEQGIVLSDKLRGEELATKLEELFR